In Rhododendron vialii isolate Sample 1 chromosome 9a, ASM3025357v1, the following are encoded in one genomic region:
- the LOC131302028 gene encoding uncharacterized protein At1g51745, producing MGNSDKDTGTVDCSVGAIVWVRRRNGSWWPGKILGPEELSDAHLMSPRSGTPVKLLGREDASVDWYNLEKSKRVKAFRCGEFDDCIERAESSLGMAPKKREKYARREDAILHALELEKQTSENKNGELGCSSAGRSTKSSDTLENVLITPFKGSRYGNGKDTRPKSQSKKEDSSLEDKSVDSPLYERKAKEGNRPAGNEGNSVIPRMRGLQDLGLRIAPSKRRLSSSVALNGSHKPENENMAHALPTGDFSTENTVHADSKSSLGKRRTSHELMINESPLRRRDRRRPLVQVLQSSADSPVHHSLQHDNDTVSIPMSVEDQTGSTPRAKRSRYLPGESSDCLDDKLSFPSEMEMLPTKFGVSCCPQPAGFNEENNSESTENTETDSSETDSLHSDADEKMVELSDAAIVTELEPKLPGRSGMRVQHGTMISDDPNDLALASVMTSRCPGDTISASMGVSKWQLKGKRNNRGLAKRSSDLTDRRVLRGLTGGTNLEEREINGCDEPDLIEKKFMTRMRSFDNRGVLLTSKSTSRGLGDATHKIIDWEDLAWNDQPVLKGNLNDSSNYLDPVFEGRHSFGGRRKPILVDVDLKVQSSYQREHVPMISLMSKLNGKAIVGHPIQIEALENGSSEILLSLANGICPESLDNDTALPSMWRTARRTAKFRVPRSHPLAATLDGEETAEHFQFLDQDKNMLVEKSSLGSSRSRPKMDRKYSRRPPKKVSLSSGQKIKTLSSIGAEQKLGSDWQHGNNNHNVGGLIKRGSGPTAVACIPVKLVFSRLYEELVGRHQ from the exons atgGGGAATTCGGACAAGGATACAGGTACGGTGGATTGTAGTGTTGGAGCAATTGTTTGGGTGAGGAGGCGGAATGGGTCGTGGTGGCCTGGGAAGATTCTGGGTCCTGAGGAGCTTTCAGATGCTCATCTCATGTCTCCGCGATCGGGCACTCCGGTCAAGCTTCTTGGAAGAGAAGATGCCAGTGT TGATTGGTACAATTTGGAGAAGTCCAAGCGTGTGAAGGCATTCCGGTGTGGTGAATTTGATGACTGTATAGAAAGGGCTGAGTCTTCCCTAGGGATGGCTCccaagaaaagagagaaatatgCACGTCGGGAAGATGCTATTCTTCATGCTCTTGAACTAGAGAAGCAAACCTCGGAGAACAAAAATGGTGAATTAGGTTGTTCTTCTGCTGGTAGGAGCACTAAATCTTCTGACACACTGGAAAATGTGTTAATAACACCGTTCAAAGGCTCGCGGTATGGTAATGGCAAAGACACACGCCCCAAGTCACAGTCTAAGAAAGAAGATTCATCCCTTGAGGATAAAAGTGTTGATAGCCCTCTGTATGAGAGAAAGGCCAAAGAAGGTAATCGACCGGCTGGGAATGAAGGGAATTCTGTAATACCCCGGATGAGAGGTTTGCAAGACTTGGGCCTCAGGATTGCGCCTTCAAAACGGAGGCTTTCATCTTCTGTTGCTTTGAATGGCTCTCATAAAcctgaaaatgaaaatatggCTCATGCTCTTCCTACCGGTGATTTTAGCACTGAAAACACAGTTCATGCCGACAGCAAAAGTTCTTTAGGCAAAAGGAGAACTTCACATGAATTGATGATTAATGAATCCCCTTTAAGGAGACGTGATAGACGCCGTCCTCTTGTCCAAGTATTGCAGAGTAGTGCAGATTCACCAGTTCATCACTCCTTGCAGCATGACAATGATACTGTTTCTATTCCTATGTCAGTAGAGGACCAGACAGGATCTACACCCCGCGCAAAAAGGAGCAGATACTTGCCAGGTGAGTCTAGTGATTGTTTAGATGATAAACTAAGTTTTCCCAGTGAGATGGAAATGTTGCCTACCAAATTTGGAGTGAGTTGTTGTCCTCAACCTGCTGGTTTCAATGAAGAGAACAATTCTGAATCAACGGAGAATACTGAAACTGATTCTTCTGAGACCGATTCCCTGCATTCAGATGCCGATGAGAAGATGGTGGAACTTTCAG ATGCTGCTATAGTCACAGAATTAGAGCCAAAATTGCCAGGAAGATCTGGAATGCGAGTTCAACATGGAACCATGATCAGTGACGATCCCAACGACTTGGCACTTGCCAGTGTCATGACTAGCCGTTGCCCTGGTGATACTATTTCAGCTAGTATGGGAGTGTCCAAATGGCAACTGAAAGGGAAAAGGAATAATCGCGGTCTTGCCAAAAGGTCCAGTGACTTAACTGATAGAAGGGTTTTGAGAGGGTTGACAGGAGGAACAAATCTTGAGGAGAGGGAAATCAATGGTTGTGATGAGCCTGATTTAATCGAAAAGAAATTCATGACCCGAATGCGCTCATTTGACAACCGTGGGGTCTTGTTAACCTCAAAATCTACATCCAGAGGTTTAGGTGATGCTACACACAAAATAATCGATTGGGAGGACTTGGCTTGGAATGATCAGCCTGTTCTGAAAGGAAACTTGAACGATTCAAGCAATTACTTAGATCCTGTTTTTGAAGGCCGTCATAGTTTTGGTGGCAGAAGGAAGCCAATTCTGGTTGATGTGGATCTAAAGGTCCAATCAAGCTATCAAAGAGAACATGTCCCTATGATTTCTTTGATGAGTAAGTTAAATGGTAAGGCAATAGTAGGGCACCCAATCCAAATTGAAGCACTGGAAAATGGTTCCTCTGAAATTCTTCTTTCATTGGCCAATGGCATTTGCCCAGAGTCTCTGGATAATGATACAGCACTTCCTTCTATGTGGAGAACTGCCCGCAGGACAGCCAAATTTCGGGTCCCTCGGTCACATCCATTAGCTGCAACATTGGATGGTGAAGAAACTGCAGAGCATTTTCAATTTCTGGATCAAGACAAAAACATGCTAGTAGAGAAATCAAGCTTAGGGAGTTCTCGGTCCCGACCGAAAATGGACCGGAAGTATTCAAGGCGGCCACCAAAGAAGGTAAGCTTGTCTTCTGGACAAAAGATCAAAACCCTGTCTTCAATTGGGGCGGAACAAAAACTTGGTAGTGATTGGCAACATGGTAACAACAATCATAATGTGGGTGGGTTAATCAAAAGGGGGTCTGGCCCCACTGCTGTAGCTTGTATCCCTGTTAAACTAGTATTCAGTAGGTTATACGAGGAGCTGGTTGGCCGACATCAATAA
- the LOC131302029 gene encoding cell division cycle 20.2, cofactor of APC complex-like, with protein sequence MDAGSVSNSSTGKTKTRCPLQEQLLQRRSSRENLDRFVPNRSAMDFDYAHYMLTEGWKDKENPAVSSPSRDAYQKQLAETFNMNRTRILAFKNKPPTPVEAILNDYSGIQQSKPTKPRRNIPQTSERTLDAPDLVDDYYLNLLDWGSSNVLAIALGNTVYLWDATDGATSELVTVDDENGPVTSVKWAPDGRHIAIGLNNSDVQLWDSTANRQLRSLRGGHQSRVGSLDWNNHILTTGGMDGQIINNDVRVRSHIVETYRGHHQEVCGLKWSASGQQLASGGNDNLLHIWDRSTASSNSPTHWLHRLDDHTAAVKALAWCPFQGNLLASGGGGSDRCIKFWNTHTGACLNSIDTGSQVCALLWNKNERELLSSHGFTQNQLTLWKYPSMVKVAELTGHTSRVLFMAQSPDGCTVASAAGDETLRFWNAFGTPEVAKPAPKANPEPFAHLNRIR encoded by the exons ATGGACGCAGGATCAGTAAGCAACTCTTCAACTGGGAAGACAAAAACTCGATGCCCCCTTCAAGAACAGCTTCTTCAAAGAAGAAGCTCCAGAGAAAAT TTGGATAGATTTGTTCCAAACCGATCAGCAATGGACTTTGATTATGCGCATTACATGCTGACTGAAGGGTGGAAAGACAAAGAGAATCCAGCCGTGAGCTCTCCATCCAGGGATGCATACCAGAAGCAACTGGCAGAAACCTTCAACATGAATCGAACTCGAATACTGGCTTTCAAGAACAAACCTCCCACCCCAGTTGAGGCCATACTAAACGACTACTCAGGAATTCAGCAGTCCAAACCTACAAAACCCCGTCGAAACATTCCACAG ACTTCTGAGAGAACGTTGGATGCTCCTGACTTGGTAGATGATTACTACTTGAACTTACTAGATTGGGGTAGCAGCAATGTTCTTGCTATTGCTCTTGGAAACACTGTGTATCTGTGGGATGCTACTGATGGAGCCACATCTGAACTCGTCACTGTTGATGACGAAAATGGCCCTGTGACCAGTGTCAAGTGGGCTCCAGATGGACGGCATATTGCCATCGGCTTGAACAATTCTGATGTCCAGCTTTGGGATTCTACAGCTAATCGACAG CTAAGAAGCTTGAGAGGTGGCCACCAATCACGGGTTGGATCTCTTGACTGGAACAATCATATTTTGACAACTGGAGGAATGGATGGTCAGATCATCAACAACGATGTAAGAGTAAGATCACATATCGTCGAAACCTACAGAGGGCACCATCAAGAAGTCTGTGGGTTAAAATGGTCGGCTTCAGGGCAACAGTTAGCAAGTGGGGGAAACGATAACCTCCTCCACATATGGGACAGATCCACGGCTTCTTCTAATTCCCCAACACATTGGCTTCACAGGCTTGACGACCACACCGCGGCTGTTAAAGCCCTTGCTTGGTGTCCATTCCAGGGAAACTTACTGGCCTCCGGTGGAGGCGGCAGTGACAGGTGCATCAAGTTTTGGAACACCCACACGGGGGCTTGCTTGAACTCAATTGACACCGGCTCACAGGTCTGTGCTTTGCTGTGGAACAAGAATGAGAGAGAGCTTCTTAGCTCTCATGGTTTTACACAGAATCAGCTTACACTTTGGAAGTACCCCTCAATGGTGAAAGTAGCTGAGCTCACTGGCCATACATCCAGAGTTCTTTTCATGGCTCAG AGCCCAGATGGATGTACAGTAGCATCTGCTGCAGGGGATGAAACTCTGAGattttggaatgcttttgggacTCCTGAAGTGGCCAAACCTGCACCAAAGGCTAACCCAGAGCCGTTTGCTCATTTGAACCGCATTCGTTAA